A genomic stretch from Scheffersomyces stipitis CBS 6054 chromosome 6, complete sequence includes:
- a CDS encoding predicted protein, which yields MKFQVLLCLFSILCLAISVKTASYSDELSLFASGNSYFPLDSGIIKFDSIEIPFDGIGGYFRSIDSFSFDRFSKLKVLSKILRAAVEAKATGDILYLYNFIAFNGQDRSMTLDYTSNFKDEVCLFLCKYDTNSTTELSETTADSRLSAYYKNFPVEECEYSREEGFCGKNVWVSTPTSVEKNWQVEPFYSFISTTKVHFMGYSTLKTVGFEIQLRTYLERTYSD from the exons ATGAAGTTTCAAGTTCTCCTCTGTCTTTTTTCGATTCTTTGTTTGGCCATCTCTGTCAAGACTGCTTCTTACTCTGATGAGTTGAGTTTGTTCGCAAGTGGAAATTCATATTTCCCACTAGATTCTGGAATCATCAAATTTGATTCCATAGAAATACCCTTTGATGGTATCGGTGGATATTTCCGGTCAATAGACTCCTTTCTGTTTGACAGGTTttcgaagttgaaggtGTTGTCCAAAATATTACgtgctgctgttgaagcTAAAGCAACTGGTGACATATTGTATTTGTACAACTTCATTGCTTTTAATGGACAAGATCGAAGTATGACCTTGGACTACACTTCTAATTTTAAAGATGAAGTATGTCTATTTTTGTGCAAGTATGACACAAATTCGACAACGGAGTTATCAGAAACTACTGCAGACTCGAGGTTATCTGCTTATTATAAGAATTTCccagttgaagaatgtgaATACAGTCGTGAGGAAGGATTTTGCGGCAAAAACGTTTGGGTACTGACG CCAACCTCGGTCGAAAAGAATTGGCAAGTAGAACCTTTTTACTCATTTATTAGTACTACCAAGGTTCATTTTATGGGCTATTCCACCTTGAAGACCGTTGGCTTCGAAATACAGCTACGTACATACCTTGAGCGAACATATTCAGATTAA
- the POR1 gene encoding Porin/voltage-dependent anion-selective channel protein (go_function voltage-gated ion-selective channel activity~go_component mitochondrial outer membrane~go_process anion transport): MAPAAYSDIQKSTNDLLNRDFFHLATAAVDVKTVAPNGVTFTVKGKTNKDDTIAASVDAKYVDKATGLTLTQGWNNANALNTKIELSELLTPGLKGELDTSVVPNGTRNAKLNFFYQQSAVNARLFFDLLKGPVATADLAVAHDGFTAGAELGYDIASAKVNKYSVGVGYTNLNYALAATATSNLSVFSAAYFHKVSPLVEVGAKTTWDSVKSSSVNVEFATKYSLDKSAFVKAKIADSGLTALAYSQELRPGVRLGLGASFDALKLAEPVHKLGFSLSFTA; this comes from the coding sequence ATGGCTCCAGCTGCTTACTCCGATATCCAAAAGTCCaccaacgacttgttgaacagagacttcttccactTGGCCACCGCTGCCGTGGACGTCAAGACCGTGGCTCCTAACGGCGTCACCTTCACCGTCAAGGGTAAAACCAACAAGGACGACACCATTGCTGCCTCCGTTGACGCCAAGTACGTCGACAAGGCCACTGGCTTGACTTTGACCCAAGGCTGGAACAATGCCAATGCCCTCAACACCAAGATCGAGTTGTCGGAATTGTTGACTCCAGGTTTGAAGGGTGAATTGGACACTTCGGTTGTTCCAAACGGCACCAGAAAcgccaagttgaacttcttctaccaaCAATCGGCCGTCAACGCCCGTTTGTTCttcgacttgttgaagggTCCAGTCGCCACTGCTGACTTGGCCGTTGCCCACGATGGCTTCACTGCCGGTGCCGAATTGGGCTATGACATCGCCTCCGCTAAGGTCAACAAGTACTCCGTTGGTGTCGGTTacaccaacttgaactaCGCCTTGGCTGCCACTGCcacttccaacttgtccGTCTTCTCTGCTGCTTACTTCCACAAGGTGTCGCCTTTGGTTGAAGTCGGTGCCAAGACCACCTGGGACTCTGTCAAGTCCTCTTCGGTTAACGTTGAGTTCGCCACCAAGTACTCCTTGGACAAGTCCGCTTTCGTCAAGGCCAAGATCGCCGACTCCGGTTTGACTGCCTTGGCCTACTCCCAAGAATTGAGACCTGGTGTCAGATTGGGATTGGGTGCTTCTTTCGATGcattgaagttggctgaaCCTGTCCACAAGTTGGGTTTCTCCTTGTCCTTCACTGCTTAA
- the CTK2 gene encoding RNA polymerase II C-terminal domain kinase beta subunit (cyclin-related subunit of the kinase complex that phosphorylates the RPO21 CTD (carboxy-terminal domain) also called CTDK-I beta subunit): MRVFQFSFHIIKQLKFPLRVLSTTMNYYQRFYLFNRFQASEEAQDIGDLERDPFMVAVACLFLAAKNEDCIKKLKEIQSVANKLRDIDDTQRISSSTVADLQRRAVMSLEFKLLQIIKFDFNNGATVSIKSSDQLVTQFCKKLNINYRLSLFSWLINFDLMSSPLCLVIPPHCIALAIIIINEESDEELNAKLDSFDCYVDFRCPESLVNEGILYVLDYYIHSYQHSILNQYLPAIDRETGKEQIFKFMEFKSRFNDLKTLNEHSTATRPLLQQDKYLQPWDYSIATKGTARFMPGNKRRRFSRESGKPRQMSNS, translated from the exons ATGAGGGTATTCCAATTTTCGTTTCATATTATCAAACAGTTGAAATTTCCCTTGCGAGTGTTATCTACCACGATGAACTACTATCAACGATTCTATCTTTTCAACAGGTTCCAAGCTTCAGAAGAGGCTCAGGATATCGGCGACTTGGAACGTGATCCGTTCATGGTCGCTGTGGCGTGCCTCTTTTTGGCTGCCAAAAACGAAGACTGTATCAAGAAACTCAAAGAGATCCAGTCTGTAGCAAATAAGTTGAGAGATATCGATGACACCCAGAGGATCTC CTCTTCCACCGTAGCTGACCTTCAACGGCGTGCTGTGATGTCGCTTGAGTTCAAGTTGCTTCAAATCATCAAGTtcgacttcaacaacggCGCTACCGTATCGATCAAGTCCCTGGACCAATTAGTGACTCAGTTCTgtaagaagttgaatatcAACTACCGACTTTCTCTCTTCAGCTGGCTTATCAACTTCGACCTCATGTCGCTGCCGTTGTGCCTTGTGATTCCGCCTCATTGTATCGCACTAGCAATTATCATCATCa ATGAGGAAAGCGACGAGGAGCTTAATGCAAAATTGGACTCATTTGATTGCTATGTTGACTTTAGGTGTCCCGAGCTGTTGGTCAATGAAGGTATTCTCTATGTCTTGGACTACTATATCCACCTGTACCAGCATTCTATCCTCAACCAATATTTGCCGGCAATAGATCGTGAAACAGGAAAGGAGCAGATATTCAAGTTCATGGAGTTCAAGTCCCGTTTCAATGATCTAAAAACCTTGAACGAACACAGCACAGCAACAAGACCACTTCTCCAGCAAGATAAGTACCTTCAGCCTTGGGACTACTCTATAGCAACCAAGGGAACAGCCAGATTTATGCCTGGAAACAAACGTAGAAGATTCTCGAGAGAGTCAGGAAAACCCCGTCAGATGTCTAACTCATAA